In a single window of the Nocardioides massiliensis genome:
- a CDS encoding HNH endonuclease signature motif containing protein, with protein sequence MDRRGEFDEAHEAADAREPRPMVSAERPTPAFERRRDPGTVGGVVHDGSMDQIGEFDEAREPVDEGGQLPPACPEWLLADLAAEARGERPEVVPPHVEEELTFTARNELGALRAVEVLAVVEQRRLLMRRWESDQVLLAVRLAESYETMPGVRTADNTDRDRPNRIVVAGEGAPSVHEHAPLELAAALGMSPDSGIVLMSHSLELRYRLPKLWERLEAGEVEAWRARQVAGQTLKLDLAIVTKVDELLASTRRAINKATALELITEALLALDPEEAARLEAEKSDGRGMFVLPPLPGDSPAFTEVHARLDTPDAEALEAMVEKVAGILAAQLTAEGRDPEPWQHHRATALGMLADPHAAAELLDTATTTPTRAGRLYVHIEFGDLAKRVNTETSTDHGARAERYGAMTLDLVEQWLRRRDIKVTPVINMDAEDAVDGHDPPPRMREQVILRDAHCQAPHCTRPARACDLDHVEPYVPPDEGGPPGQTSPANLQVLCRRHHRMKTHAEGRFRALARAG encoded by the coding sequence ATGGATCGGAGAGGCGAGTTCGACGAGGCGCACGAGGCCGCCGACGCGCGCGAGCCGCGCCCGATGGTGTCGGCCGAGCGCCCCACGCCGGCGTTCGAGCGACGTCGAGACCCGGGGACTGTCGGTGGCGTGGTCCACGATGGATCCATGGATCAGATCGGGGAGTTCGACGAGGCGCGAGAGCCGGTCGACGAGGGTGGGCAGCTGCCGCCGGCGTGTCCGGAATGGCTGTTGGCGGACCTCGCCGCGGAGGCCCGCGGCGAGCGCCCAGAGGTGGTGCCGCCACATGTCGAGGAAGAGCTCACCTTCACCGCACGCAACGAGCTCGGTGCGCTGCGTGCGGTCGAGGTGCTGGCCGTGGTCGAGCAACGCCGATTGTTGATGCGACGCTGGGAGAGCGACCAGGTCCTGCTTGCCGTCCGTCTTGCAGAGTCCTACGAGACGATGCCGGGCGTCCGGACGGCTGACAACACCGACCGGGACCGTCCCAACCGGATCGTCGTGGCCGGCGAGGGTGCGCCGTCGGTGCACGAGCACGCCCCTTTGGAGCTAGCGGCGGCGTTGGGAATGAGCCCGGACAGCGGGATCGTGCTCATGTCGCATTCGCTCGAGTTGCGCTACCGCCTGCCGAAGCTGTGGGAACGCCTGGAAGCCGGTGAGGTGGAGGCGTGGCGTGCCCGGCAGGTCGCCGGGCAGACGTTGAAGCTCGACCTCGCGATCGTCACCAAGGTCGACGAATTGCTCGCATCCACGAGACGGGCGATCAACAAGGCCACCGCGCTGGAGCTGATCACCGAGGCACTCCTTGCTCTCGACCCTGAGGAAGCCGCTCGGTTGGAGGCGGAGAAGTCCGACGGCCGGGGGATGTTCGTCCTCCCGCCGCTTCCTGGGGACTCACCGGCGTTCACCGAGGTCCACGCTCGTTTGGACACTCCCGATGCCGAGGCGCTGGAGGCGATGGTCGAGAAGGTCGCCGGGATCCTGGCCGCTCAGCTGACTGCCGAGGGGCGGGATCCGGAGCCGTGGCAGCACCACCGCGCGACCGCGCTCGGGATGTTGGCCGACCCCCACGCCGCAGCCGAGCTGCTCGACACCGCGACCACGACACCGACCAGAGCCGGACGGCTCTACGTGCATATCGAGTTCGGCGACCTCGCCAAGCGCGTCAACACCGAAACAAGCACCGATCACGGGGCGCGTGCCGAGCGCTACGGCGCGATGACCCTGGATCTGGTGGAGCAGTGGCTGCGCCGACGCGACATCAAGGTCACGCCGGTGATCAACATGGACGCCGAGGATGCCGTCGACGGCCATGACCCACCGCCACGGATGCGCGAGCAGGTGATCCTGCGCGATGCGCACTGCCAAGCACCCCATTGCACCAGGCCCGCGCGGGCCTGCGACCTCGATCATGTGGAGCCCTACGTCCCGCCCGACGAGGGCGGGCCACCGGGGCAGACCTCACCGGCCAACTTGCAGGTCCTGTGCCGACGACACCACCGGATGAAGACGCACGCCGAAGGCCGATTCCGTGCACTGGCCCGCGCCGGCTGA
- a CDS encoding site-specific DNA-methyltransferase produces the protein MWKGKYGDESATAVADAAKLAVDAPPIYIQEKIDPRVLVENLRRTAARPEEEPELALFDTFDGLDELDLVDFYRHSTNWSNRMILGDSLQVMSSLAEREELRGQVQMIYIDPPYGIKFGSNWQASVRKRDVKDGKVEDAAREAEQIKAFRDTWELGIHSYLSYLRDRLLVARELLTESGSCFVQIGDENVHLVRSLMDEVFGSENFVSLISFATTSGFTQATALGRNGDYILWFARNKDALKSRPLWAPAVDRSAYRWVHLPDGSSRSLRKADQGTVPAGGRLYAPGDLQSQGAADEPQPFDFRGRTYVPGANSHWKASFPAGMQRLAWADRIHVAKTSIRYRRYADDFPWQARTNFWPDTGTGNFTDDKFYVVQTNTKVIERCVLLATDPGDLVLDPTCGSGTTAYVAEQWGRRWITIDTSRVALALARQRLMGARYPMYLLADSEAGRAAEAKATGKPLPPAPVGNDIRHGFVYERVQHITLKSIANNPDIREGMTREEIDEAIKRHADFELLYDKPYEDMNVVRVTGPFTVESLSPHRSLAFAGGPDDQESQTEKDGAEQPDAPNFEQSILENLQRAGVQNGRKSERIEFDSVDPYPGLYIQAVGVSTGSTNGGGSTNGGGSTGEQTRVGIAIGPQYGTVSQKFAKDAVREAIKAGDIDLLCLLGFAFDAQTADVTEADGVTVDTSSEGFAEVAGERSFGRIKLLFVRMNVDLLMGENLKKTGAGNLFTVFGEPDIDVREDGDDLVVELNGVDVYDPTTGEVRSNDTGQIALWMIDTDYNGDSFFVRHCYFTGGGDPYKRLKTALKADIDPDAWASLYGTTSRPFARPASGRIAVKVINDYGDEVMKVFDLE, from the coding sequence GTGTGGAAGGGCAAGTACGGTGACGAGTCCGCCACCGCCGTCGCCGACGCGGCGAAACTCGCGGTCGACGCCCCGCCGATCTACATCCAGGAGAAGATCGATCCGCGGGTGCTGGTCGAGAACCTCCGGCGCACAGCAGCGCGTCCGGAGGAGGAGCCCGAGCTCGCGCTCTTCGACACCTTCGACGGTCTCGACGAGCTTGACCTCGTCGACTTCTATCGACACTCCACCAACTGGTCGAACCGGATGATCCTCGGGGACTCCCTGCAGGTGATGTCGTCGCTGGCCGAGCGCGAAGAGCTCCGCGGTCAGGTGCAGATGATCTACATCGACCCGCCCTACGGCATCAAGTTCGGCTCCAACTGGCAGGCGTCGGTGCGCAAGCGCGACGTCAAGGACGGCAAGGTCGAGGACGCCGCCCGCGAAGCCGAGCAGATCAAGGCGTTCCGCGACACCTGGGAGCTGGGCATCCACTCGTATCTCAGCTACCTGCGCGACCGGTTGCTGGTTGCGCGGGAGTTGCTTACCGAGTCGGGCTCGTGCTTCGTGCAGATCGGCGACGAGAACGTGCATCTCGTGCGGAGCCTGATGGACGAGGTATTTGGGAGCGAGAACTTCGTCAGTCTCATCTCCTTCGCGACAACGAGCGGATTCACCCAGGCCACGGCATTGGGACGCAACGGTGATTACATCCTGTGGTTCGCTCGAAACAAGGACGCACTCAAGTCACGGCCGCTATGGGCACCGGCCGTTGATCGATCGGCGTACCGCTGGGTGCACTTGCCAGATGGCAGTAGTCGTTCACTGCGCAAGGCTGACCAGGGGACGGTCCCTGCCGGTGGCCGGCTGTATGCGCCCGGCGATCTGCAGTCCCAGGGGGCGGCGGACGAGCCGCAACCGTTCGACTTCCGCGGACGTACCTATGTTCCGGGAGCGAACTCGCACTGGAAGGCGAGTTTTCCTGCCGGAATGCAAAGACTGGCTTGGGCCGACCGGATCCACGTCGCAAAGACGAGCATTCGATATCGGCGATATGCCGACGACTTCCCGTGGCAGGCGCGTACGAACTTCTGGCCGGACACAGGCACTGGCAACTTCACCGACGATAAGTTCTACGTCGTTCAAACGAACACGAAAGTCATCGAGCGCTGTGTTCTGCTAGCTACCGACCCCGGCGACCTCGTGCTCGACCCTACCTGCGGCAGCGGCACCACCGCATACGTAGCCGAGCAGTGGGGACGTCGGTGGATCACCATCGACACCTCGCGTGTGGCGCTGGCTCTGGCTCGCCAGCGGCTGATGGGCGCGCGCTACCCGATGTATCTCCTCGCCGACTCCGAGGCCGGACGCGCGGCGGAGGCGAAGGCCACGGGCAAGCCGCTCCCACCCGCGCCGGTCGGCAACGACATCCGGCATGGCTTCGTCTACGAGCGCGTCCAGCACATCACGCTGAAGTCGATCGCCAACAACCCCGACATCCGTGAGGGAATGACGAGGGAGGAGATCGACGAGGCGATCAAGCGGCACGCCGACTTCGAGCTGCTCTACGACAAGCCCTACGAGGACATGAACGTCGTGCGGGTGACCGGGCCGTTCACCGTCGAGAGCCTGAGCCCGCACCGGAGCCTGGCTTTCGCCGGCGGACCGGACGACCAGGAGTCGCAGACGGAGAAGGACGGTGCCGAGCAGCCGGACGCGCCGAACTTCGAGCAGTCAATCCTGGAGAACCTGCAGCGCGCAGGGGTGCAGAACGGGCGGAAGTCCGAGCGGATCGAGTTCGACAGCGTCGATCCCTACCCCGGTCTCTACATCCAGGCCGTCGGGGTCTCGACAGGCTCGACCAACGGTGGCGGTTCGACCAACGGTGGCGGCTCGACCGGCGAGCAGACCCGGGTCGGCATCGCGATCGGGCCGCAGTACGGCACCGTGAGCCAGAAGTTCGCCAAGGACGCCGTACGGGAAGCGATCAAGGCCGGCGACATCGACCTGCTGTGCCTTCTCGGCTTCGCCTTCGACGCCCAGACAGCGGACGTTACTGAGGCGGACGGCGTCACCGTCGACACCTCGAGCGAGGGCTTCGCCGAGGTCGCCGGCGAGCGCTCGTTCGGGCGCATCAAGTTGTTGTTCGTCCGGATGAACGTCGACCTGCTGATGGGGGAGAACCTCAAGAAGACGGGAGCCGGGAACCTCTTCACCGTCTTCGGGGAGCCGGACATCGACGTGCGCGAGGACGGCGACGACCTTGTCGTCGAGCTCAACGGTGTGGACGTCTACGACCCCACCACCGGCGAGGTGCGCAGCAACGACACCGGTCAGATCGCGCTGTGGATGATCGACACCGACTACAACGGTGACAGCTTCTTCGTCCGGCACTGCTACTTCACGGGTGGAGGCGACCCCTACAAGCGCCTCAAGACCGCGCTCAAGGCGGACATCGACCCTGACGCGTGGGCGTCGCTCTATGGAACGACCTCCCGGCCGTTCGCCCGCCCCGCGAGTGGGCGGATCGCGGTCAAGGTGATCAACGACTACGGCGACGAGGTCATGAAGGTCTTCGACCTGGAGTAG
- a CDS encoding ISL3 family transposase codes for MSEPTACSRARSCPDPSYCQRCDLLVGLEGFHVLEVAERGERLRVVVESAPSPMGCRVCGVITHSRGRRDVVLVDVPCFGRPVQLIWRKRTWRCAEPTCEVGGFTEQHAQLAAPRALLTTRACWWAIAQLRREHASVAGLARQLGTTWRTVWRSIKPLLEQMAADEDRFADVATLGVDEHIWHHVSTKPITDGGRGPKELTGMVDLTRDQQGRVRARLLDLVPGRSGKAYADWLDERGEGFRAGVKVAALDPFQGYKTAIDDKLQDAVAVLDAFHIVKLGTNAVDECRRRVQQETLGHRGRKGDPLYGISKLLRAGAEKLTDKQWTRFENAIAANEAHLQVYLAWSCAQQLRSAYRHRDTAEGKKIATKIIETFPTCPVPEIARLGRTLKRWRTAFLAYFDTGRSNNGGTEAVNGLIELHRRVARGFRNRDNYRLRMLLIGGGLTSPHLK; via the coding sequence GTGTCCGAGCCTACGGCGTGTTCCCGCGCGCGTTCATGTCCTGATCCCTCCTACTGCCAGCGCTGTGATCTGCTCGTCGGGCTCGAGGGCTTCCACGTCCTCGAGGTCGCCGAGCGCGGTGAGCGGCTGCGTGTCGTGGTGGAGTCCGCACCCTCGCCGATGGGCTGCCGGGTCTGCGGAGTCATCACCCACAGCCGCGGTCGCCGCGACGTGGTCCTGGTCGACGTGCCCTGCTTCGGCCGCCCGGTCCAGCTGATCTGGCGCAAGCGCACCTGGCGCTGCGCCGAGCCCACCTGCGAGGTCGGGGGGTTCACCGAGCAGCACGCACAGCTCGCCGCTCCGCGTGCGCTGCTGACCACGCGGGCGTGTTGGTGGGCCATCGCCCAGCTGCGTCGTGAGCACGCGTCCGTGGCCGGTCTGGCTCGCCAGCTCGGCACGACGTGGCGCACCGTGTGGCGCTCGATCAAGCCGCTGCTCGAACAGATGGCCGCCGATGAGGATCGCTTCGCCGACGTCGCCACCCTCGGGGTCGATGAGCACATCTGGCACCACGTCTCCACCAAGCCCATCACCGACGGCGGCCGGGGACCGAAAGAGCTGACCGGGATGGTCGATCTGACCCGTGACCAGCAAGGACGCGTCCGCGCCAGGCTGCTGGACCTGGTCCCGGGCCGGTCGGGGAAGGCCTACGCCGACTGGCTCGACGAACGTGGCGAGGGCTTCCGGGCGGGCGTGAAGGTCGCCGCCTTGGACCCGTTCCAGGGCTACAAGACGGCGATCGACGACAAGCTCCAAGACGCCGTCGCGGTCCTCGACGCCTTCCACATCGTCAAGCTCGGCACCAACGCGGTCGATGAGTGCCGGCGCCGGGTCCAGCAAGAGACCCTGGGCCACCGTGGTCGCAAGGGCGACCCGCTCTACGGCATCTCGAAGCTTCTTCGCGCCGGGGCCGAGAAGCTCACCGACAAGCAGTGGACCCGCTTCGAGAACGCGATCGCCGCCAACGAGGCCCACCTGCAGGTCTACCTCGCCTGGTCCTGCGCCCAACAGTTGCGCTCGGCCTACCGCCACCGCGACACCGCCGAGGGCAAGAAGATCGCCACCAAGATCATCGAGACGTTCCCGACCTGCCCCGTCCCGGAGATCGCCCGGCTGGGCCGCACCCTGAAGCGCTGGCGCACCGCGTTCCTGGCCTACTTCGACACTGGCCGCTCGAACAACGGCGGCACCGAAGCGGTCAACGGACTGATCGAGCTGCACCGCCGCGTCGCCCGCGGGTTCCGCAACCGCGACAACTACCGACTACGCATGCTGCTCATCGGCGGCGGACTCACCAGCCCCCACCTCAAGTAA
- a CDS encoding BPTD_3080 family restriction endonuclease, with translation MSDGSRTEAVGDPATLANPILNGPYDVPSRYFEIGLHGPTGKALEGRRPSESFIPVAPVRKGGRGRDSSVQEALALTHEQVERNSLINELRQEIALWRARGYDGVTATSRKLLLHWADEHRDNRVLFAQREAAETAIFLAEVSGRRHGYRDWRGQLAEINTEHNAGLPRVALKMATGSGKTVVMAMLIAWHTLNKVVHPRDARFVRRFLVIAPGITIRDRLRVLQPNDPDNYYDARDLIPPDLRPLLGKAQVLVVNYHQFLLRDAKEIKGVSSTTRRILTAGKPDPFRETEDAMVSRVLRGWGVGSGRQQSDIVVISDEAHHCYQDKPITIEGEDPDAEDRDRNADARVWFKGIQAIARKVGVKTVYDLSATPFYLKGSGHKEGFIFPWVVSDFSLMDAIEAGIVKVPRTPVDDNAAHDVVTYLDLWERIGKSLPRRNRKDIDASNWTYPDELVGALRSLYRSYEQSFRHWQESLEPLGHTPPVFIVVCPNTAVSKLVYDWIAGHEVGEEGHRTWRSGQLPLFSNVEDGSPLARPRTILVDSAQLESGEAMKKDFKDAAAAEIEAFKAELRVRNPGANTDDITDEDLLREVMNTVGKKDRLGEQVRCVVSVAMLTEGWDANTVSHILGIRAFRSQLLCEQVVGRGLRRRSYDVNEDGFFEPEYANVYGVPFAFIPTDKPVGPERPPKPSTLVHTVPGRERSRITFPRVVGYRLELPEQGQLYLPDDVEPFVIGPETIPSWTEISGVVGSAERIEDAPAAARPQTVAFHLAKRLLTTHFRTERGEGDVRPWLFPELVRLCREWIDRAVVVEEGYALAHLTEFVQWQAKAADAIDGALVRHAAVRPRLRPILHAFEPEGSTARVSFHTRKPCVVTEPDRCEVSHVVLDGPDGNTWEQLLATYAEQHPDVAAYVKNDHLGFEIPYVHEGKRHDYVPDFLLRLKQREGDVARNLVVEVSGGQKRIATPGQIDRKVVAARDTWCVAVNNHGGFGRWGYLEVTDPVTAKDRLNDAIQRLYDDDGAVVGDPDRADFDRHAASRRGQNAAS, from the coding sequence ATGAGTGACGGGAGCAGGACGGAGGCTGTCGGGGATCCGGCAACGCTGGCGAACCCGATCCTGAACGGGCCGTACGACGTGCCGTCTCGGTACTTCGAGATCGGACTCCACGGTCCGACGGGGAAAGCGCTCGAGGGCAGGCGACCCAGTGAGTCGTTCATCCCGGTCGCTCCGGTCCGCAAGGGCGGGCGGGGGCGTGACTCCTCGGTGCAGGAGGCGCTCGCGCTCACACATGAGCAGGTCGAACGAAACAGCCTGATCAACGAGCTGCGGCAAGAAATCGCACTCTGGCGAGCCCGCGGCTACGACGGCGTCACCGCAACGAGCCGGAAGTTGTTGCTCCATTGGGCCGACGAGCACCGGGACAACCGCGTCCTCTTCGCGCAGCGTGAGGCGGCCGAGACGGCGATCTTCCTCGCCGAGGTGAGTGGACGCAGACACGGCTACCGCGACTGGCGTGGACAGTTGGCCGAGATCAACACCGAGCACAACGCGGGCCTGCCGCGGGTCGCCCTCAAGATGGCCACCGGGTCCGGCAAGACGGTGGTGATGGCGATGCTGATCGCCTGGCACACCCTCAACAAGGTGGTGCATCCGCGGGACGCGCGGTTCGTTCGCCGGTTCCTGGTGATCGCCCCTGGCATCACGATCCGCGACCGGCTGCGCGTCCTGCAACCGAACGATCCCGACAACTACTACGACGCCCGAGACCTGATTCCACCCGACCTGCGGCCGTTGCTCGGCAAGGCGCAGGTGCTGGTCGTGAACTATCACCAGTTCCTGCTGCGGGACGCGAAGGAGATCAAGGGGGTCTCCTCCACAACGCGGAGGATCCTCACCGCGGGCAAGCCTGATCCGTTCCGGGAGACCGAGGACGCCATGGTGTCGCGGGTGCTGCGCGGGTGGGGCGTCGGCAGCGGACGTCAGCAGAGCGACATCGTGGTGATCAGCGACGAAGCGCATCACTGCTATCAGGACAAGCCCATCACCATCGAGGGCGAGGATCCCGATGCCGAGGACCGCGACCGCAACGCCGACGCGCGCGTGTGGTTCAAAGGCATCCAGGCGATCGCACGCAAGGTCGGCGTGAAGACGGTCTACGACCTCAGTGCCACGCCGTTCTACCTCAAGGGGTCCGGCCACAAGGAAGGCTTCATCTTCCCTTGGGTCGTCAGTGACTTCTCGCTGATGGATGCGATCGAGGCCGGCATCGTCAAGGTGCCGCGCACGCCGGTCGACGACAACGCAGCGCATGACGTCGTGACCTATCTCGATCTCTGGGAGCGGATCGGCAAGTCGCTGCCGCGGCGCAACCGCAAAGACATCGATGCGAGCAACTGGACCTACCCCGACGAGCTCGTCGGCGCCCTGCGCAGCCTGTACCGCTCCTACGAGCAGTCGTTCCGCCACTGGCAGGAGTCGCTCGAACCCCTCGGGCACACCCCGCCGGTGTTCATCGTGGTGTGTCCCAACACCGCGGTCTCGAAGCTGGTCTACGACTGGATCGCCGGTCACGAGGTCGGGGAGGAGGGCCACCGGACCTGGCGGTCCGGTCAGCTGCCGTTGTTCAGCAATGTCGAGGACGGCAGTCCGCTCGCACGCCCCCGCACCATCCTCGTCGACAGCGCCCAACTCGAGTCCGGCGAGGCGATGAAGAAGGACTTCAAGGACGCGGCCGCGGCGGAGATCGAGGCCTTCAAGGCCGAGTTGCGCGTGCGCAACCCCGGTGCGAACACCGACGACATCACCGACGAGGACCTCCTGCGCGAGGTGATGAACACCGTCGGGAAGAAGGACCGCCTGGGCGAGCAGGTCCGGTGCGTGGTGTCGGTTGCCATGCTCACCGAGGGATGGGACGCCAACACAGTCAGCCACATCCTGGGCATCCGCGCGTTCCGCAGCCAACTGTTGTGCGAGCAGGTCGTCGGGCGGGGACTGCGGCGGCGGTCCTACGACGTCAACGAGGATGGGTTCTTCGAGCCCGAGTACGCCAACGTCTACGGCGTGCCGTTCGCGTTCATCCCCACGGACAAGCCGGTCGGGCCGGAGCGGCCACCGAAGCCCAGCACGCTGGTGCACACCGTCCCAGGGCGCGAGCGCAGCCGCATCACCTTCCCGCGTGTGGTCGGCTACCGGCTCGAGCTGCCGGAGCAGGGGCAGCTCTACCTGCCCGACGATGTCGAACCGTTCGTCATCGGGCCGGAGACGATCCCCAGCTGGACCGAGATCTCCGGCGTCGTGGGGTCAGCTGAGCGCATCGAGGACGCGCCCGCTGCCGCCCGACCGCAGACGGTCGCCTTCCACCTCGCGAAGCGGCTGCTGACGACCCACTTCCGCACCGAGCGCGGGGAGGGTGACGTACGCCCGTGGCTCTTCCCTGAGCTCGTCCGGCTGTGCCGGGAGTGGATCGACCGCGCGGTGGTCGTCGAGGAGGGCTACGCACTCGCCCATCTCACGGAGTTCGTCCAGTGGCAGGCGAAAGCCGCGGATGCGATCGACGGCGCGCTGGTGCGCCACGCGGCCGTCCGCCCACGGCTGCGACCGATCCTGCACGCCTTCGAGCCGGAAGGGTCTACGGCCCGCGTCAGCTTCCACACGCGCAAACCGTGCGTCGTGACCGAACCGGATCGGTGCGAGGTGAGCCACGTGGTGCTCGACGGACCGGACGGCAACACCTGGGAACAGCTGTTGGCGACGTACGCCGAGCAGCATCCTGACGTCGCTGCCTACGTCAAGAACGATCACCTCGGGTTCGAGATCCCCTACGTCCACGAGGGCAAGCGCCACGACTACGTGCCGGACTTCCTGCTTCGGCTCAAGCAGCGGGAGGGCGACGTCGCGCGCAACCTCGTGGTCGAGGTCTCGGGCGGGCAGAAGCGCATCGCCACGCCGGGTCAGATCGATCGCAAGGTCGTCGCCGCACGTGACACCTGGTGCGTGGCCGTCAACAACCACGGCGGGTTCGGCCGCTGGGGATATCTCGAGGTCACCGACCCAGTGACCGCGAAGGACCGGCTGAACGACGCGATCCAACGACTGTACGACGACGACGGCGCCGTGGTCGGCGACCCGGACCGCGCCGACTTCGATCGGCACGCAGCGAGCAGGAGAGGACAGAATGCCGCCTCGTAA
- a CDS encoding helix-turn-helix domain-containing protein — MPSRPRSDDFATYVASLSEKVRAARHERGWSQLTLAQESGVSFRQIQLIESNANNLRDAPGRPQPANPKLDTIYLLAIALEVDMGYLVDPDRPVVTQRRD; from the coding sequence GTGCCTTCTCGCCCGCGATCCGACGACTTCGCGACCTACGTGGCGTCGCTGTCGGAGAAGGTGCGAGCAGCGCGCCATGAGAGGGGATGGAGCCAGCTCACACTCGCGCAGGAATCCGGCGTGAGCTTCAGGCAGATTCAACTCATCGAGAGCAACGCCAACAACCTGAGAGACGCACCGGGCCGGCCGCAACCTGCCAATCCCAAGCTCGACACGATCTACCTCTTAGCGATCGCACTCGAGGTCGACATGGGGTACCTCGTCGACCCAGACCGACCGGTGGTCACGCAGCGGCGGGATTGA